DNA from Amorphoplanes friuliensis DSM 7358:
GGCGAGCGGCAGGAACGCGGTGTAGACCGCCCCGCCGCCCATGACCCAGAAGTCGTCGTGGACCTTCAGCAGGTCGTTGATCGAGCCGAAGACCTCCGCGCCCGCCGCCGACCAGCTGGACTGCCGGGTCAGGACGACGTTACGCCGGCCCGGCAGCGGCCGGAAACGCTCCGGCAGCGAGTCCCAGGTGGTCCGGCCCATGACCACGGTCGAGCCCAGGGTGCGCTCGCGGAAGATCTTCTGCTCCCCCGGCACGTTCCAGGGAATCCCACCCTCCGCGCCGATCACACCACCCGCGGCCTCAGCCCAGATCAGGTGGATCGTCATACGGCGACCGGTGCCCGCAGAGCCGGGTGATGCTCATAACCAACAACCTTGAAGTCCTCGTACGCGTAGTCGAAGAGCGAGTCCGCCGGGGCGATCTCCAGCTGCGGGAACGCGTACGCGGGCCGGCTGAGCTGCTCTTTGACCTGCTCGACGTGGTTCGAGTAGATGTGGCAGTCGCCGCCGACCCAGATGAAGTCGCCGGGGACCAGGCCGACCTGGGCCGCGATCAGCTGGGTGAGCAGCGCGTAGCTGGCGATGTTGAACGGCACGCCGAGGAACATGTCCGCGCTGCGCTGGTAGAGCTGGCAGGAGAGCTTGCCGTCGGCGACGTAGAACTGAAACATCGCGTGGCACGGCATGAGCGCCATCTCCGGCAGCTGGGAGACGTTCCAGGCGGAGACGATCATCCGGCGCGAGTCGGGGTTCTGGCGGAGCGTCGTCAGCAGCTCGGTGATCTGGTCGACGTGACCACCGTCGGGCCTGGGCCAGGAACGCCACTGCTTGCCGTAGACCGGGCCGAGGTCACCGTTCTTGTCGGCCCACTCGTCCCAGAT
Protein-coding regions in this window:
- a CDS encoding dihydrofolate reductase, whose translation is MTIHLIWAEAAGGVIGAEGGIPWNVPGEQKIFRERTLGSTVVMGRTTWDSLPERFRPLPGRRNVVLTRQSSWSAAGAEVFGSINDLLKVHDDFWVMGGGAVYTAFLPLATHIVRTRIDLAVEGDTFAPRLGPEWQVTAGADLTSDTGVHYVVEDLTSGRA
- a CDS encoding thymidylate synthase, which translates into the protein MVDTQYEDLLRRVLETGIPKADRTGTGTVSLFGERLRYDLSQGFPLITTKRVHFKSLAVELLWFLRGDSNTQWLRERGVTIWDEWADKNGDLGPVYGKQWRSWPRPDGGHVDQITELLTTLRQNPDSRRMIVSAWNVSQLPEMALMPCHAMFQFYVADGKLSCQLYQRSADMFLGVPFNIASYALLTQLIAAQVGLVPGDFIWVGGDCHIYSNHVEQVKEQLSRPAYAFPQLEIAPADSLFDYAYEDFKVVGYEHHPALRAPVAV